The region GCAAGCCCCACCTCAAGCTCACGCTATTAATCCTTGCCGACCGGGCAAGTGACGACGGCGTTTGCTGGCCGTCGTACGACGAGCTCGCGGGCAAGCTCGGCTGTTCTAGACGTTCCGCGATCAACAACGTCAACGACCTCATCGCGACCGATCTGCTGCAGATCATCGCGAAGGGTGGTCGGTTCACCGATCCGCAGACCAAGAAGCACCGTGGATTCTCCAACCGTTTCGTCATCAACGTCTCAGCAATCGAAGCGCTGCCTCTGCTCTACCAACCGCGGCGGAGTTGTCCACAAGACGTGGTGGACGGGTGCAGCGCACTGCAGAACATGGGTGAAGTGGGCTTCAACCATGCAAGCACGGCAAGGGTGAAGCCCACTTCACCCGGTACATCAGACAAGACATCAAGTTCAACCGTCACCGGCGAAGCGCCTGTGGACAACCTCATCCGGGACCTCGCCGAGGCCTGGAAGCTGCCAGATCGATGAGCCCCCACATGCATTGCCATCAGTCAAGCGGTACGCCACACTGAGAGGAGGGTCGGCGCGTGAGAGAGTTCAAGGACGTCAAGAAGCGCGACGTGATACGCGCGTTTGCCACAATCCGTCTGGCGATGGAAGAGAAGTGCGACAGGCTGACCGACTGGACGGACCAGGGCAACGCTCTGGAGCAAGCGCTGAGTCTCAGGATGGAAGAGAACGTGACCAAAGGGCTCAACTTCGTGGAGAGATTCCTCCTCGGTACACGAGAGGGGGCCAGTGAGGAGGGGCGCAGCTCATGACCAAGAGAACCGCGCACGCTGAGTTGATCGGTCGAGTAGGAGCTGACGAGGCTGATCGCCTCACTCAGATGTTCTTGGAAGATCTCATGACGAAGCGCGAGGCAGCCGCCGAGCTCGGCATGTCGCTCAGCGTCCTCGAGTACCGACTGTCGCAGGGCGACACGAAGCACGCGAGGCTCATGTCCGAGTCGGTCAAACCACACGGCCAACGCCGCTGGGTGGTCGTGCGCGAGCCGATACCCGGTCGGCCGCAGACGGCGCGTGAGGCTTTGGGCGAACTGTTTGGACCGGAGGAGGCGGACCGCCTCGTCGGTCTGTTCCTGTCCGAGCTGATGCTCGCCGACGAAGCAGCGGCGATTGTCGGGATGCCTGCCAAGACTCTGCGGGCGGACATGTACAAAGGAGTCGTGCCGTACTCGAGGACGCTCGATCCCGCGGCTCACAAGAGCCCGTGGGTCGTGTTGCCCGACGCGCTTCCTGCCATCAAGAAGAAGCGGGAGGGGCGATGAGCGTGTACGAGCGTCGGGACCTCTACCGAATCGTTGCCGCGGACGGTGGCGGTGTGCGGGTTGTGATGCCCGGCGGTCTCGGTACGACCGGACTTGAGGAATGGTATCCGAGTGCAAGCGCCGCCGCTGTGGCGATCGCGGATGCAATCAAGGGCGGAATGCCCGCGTTTGAGGTCGTGGGCGAGACGACACCGAGGCGGCCATCTCGCGCGGTGCATGACTCGGAGCCCGCATAGCGGCATCCCCGCAGAGGATCAACACGCCGTTTGTCGCCCACTGAGGGGCACAACCGCTGTAGTCTTACACGCACCGTCGAATCGACGCTAGGCGGAAGGAAGTGCGATGTCTGACGCAGTGATCGGCCCGTTGATGGAGCGGCTCGACGCTGACCTGAGGCAAAAGATTCGCGCTCGCCAAGACGGCATGGTGCGCGAGCTCCGCTTCCTCAGCGACAAGCGCGATCCAATGCTCGCGAGTGTGCGCAAGCGCGGCTGGTCGAACGAACGCCTTTCCATTCTGTGCGGCCTTAACTCCTTCTACATGTTCGTGCTGGGCCCGCTTGCAGGTTCGGTGAGCGACCGGTCGAGTGTCATGGGCCGGGATATGGTCATCCAGTACGGGGACTCCCTGCGTTTCGACGCGCAGAGGAG is a window of Actinomycetota bacterium DNA encoding:
- a CDS encoding helix-turn-helix domain-containing protein translates to MSISVMGSVIKRYGGKPHLKLTLLILADRASDDGVCWPSYDELAGKLGCSRRSAINNVNDLIATDLLQIIAKGGRFTDPQTKKHRGFSNRFVINVSAIEALPLLYQPRRSCPQDVVDGCSALQNMGEVGFNHASTARVKPTSPGTSDKTSSSTVTGEAPVDNLIRDLAEAWKLPDR